Proteins from a genomic interval of Micropterus dolomieu isolate WLL.071019.BEF.003 ecotype Adirondacks linkage group LG16, ASM2129224v1, whole genome shotgun sequence:
- the LOC123984851 gene encoding HMG box-containing protein 1-like isoform X2, with amino-acid sequence MVWEVVTPAVPSSDPIHQNVRDSEAQGENTGVRMDADGDQSHGLLCCEERLPSSPGFPTSDSYMEYDDLPDLQEVQEEAEPTAPPVYQVDVGVSHQERHTHTQPPDTHWLTQLAHIATGPQSPLLQEPSHSSSSSVCLSSASSNLHSYARLPPPPLSSSTLSPPRGHGRECRRSRKSSECGSAVSTRSSLSDDEDMGWSVSWPPTAWHCFLKGTHLRFHSGSNVEWQDVEDLDSAEEDSGDVMSYGSEGLQLVEHSEIVLSGHAVLQLTFDPGAFGHAPMTARCQLDHPFYVKNKGWSSFYPSLTVVHHGIPCYEMEVGGVCLPPGHRDAKHTDDSLVFDTFRSYDFTPLDSSAVYVLSSMARQRRASRSSGEAVSPDRDTLQDDHSPGPSHSPRQKPTKSQHASTAGSSNATPIKCKRPMNAFMLFAKKFRVEYTQMYPGKDNRAISVLLGERWKKMRSEERRVFTVQAKALADEQKRLNPDCWKRKRANSGCQGN; translated from the exons ATGGTATGGGAGGTGGTGACCCCAGCTGTGCCGTCCAGCGACCCCATACACCAGAACGTGCGAGATTCAGAGGCTCAGGGTGAAAACACAG GAGTGAGGATGGATGCAGATGGAGACCAATCACACGGCCTGCTCTGCTGCGAGGAACGCCTCCCCTCCTCGCCTGGCTTCCCCACCAGCGACAGTTACATGGAATATG ATGACCTTCCAGACCTGCAGGAAGTTCAGGAGGAGGCAGAGCCAACAGCACCACCTGTCTACCAGGTGGATGTGGGCGTGTCCCACCAAGAGcggcacacgcacacacagcccCCTGACACACACTGGCTGACGCAGCTAGCGCACATCGCCACCGGACCTCAGAGTCCACTGCTCCAGGAGCCCTCTCACAGCAG CTCCTCTTCGGTCTGCCTCTCCAGCGCCAGCAGTAATCTACATTCCTACGCTcggcttcctcctcctcctctctccagcAGCACCTTGTCGCCCCCCAGAGGTCATGGCCGGGAGTGTCGGCGCAGCAGG AAGAGCAGCGAATGTGGCTCTGCAGTGTCGACCAGATCCTCTCTGTCCGATGATGAAGACATGGGCTGGAGCGTCTCCTGGCCACCCACCGCCTGGCACTGTTTTCTCAAAG GCACTCATCTGCGTTTCCACAGTGGCTCTAATGTGGAATGGCAGGACGTGGAGGAcctggactctgctgaggaagactCTGGTGATGTAATG AGTTATGGCTCTGAGGGTCTGCAGCTGGTGGAGCATTCAGAGATCGTGCTGTCTGGCCACGCTGTCCTACAGCTGACCTTCGACCCCGGGGCATTCGGACATGCCCCCATGACCGCCCGGTGCCAACTTGATCACCCCTTCTACGTCAAAAACAAAG GGTGGTCGTCATTTTATCCGAGCTTGACCGTGGTGCATCATGGGATACCGTGCTATGAAATGGAGGTAGGAGGTGTGTGCCTTCCTCCAGGGCACAGAGATGCCAAACACACCGACGACTCACTGGTCTTTGACACATTCAGGAG TTACGATTTCACTCCTCTGGACTCCTCTGCGGTTTACGTGTTGAGCAGTATGGCCAGACAGCGACGTGCCTCCAGGTCCAGCGGGGAAGCAGTTTCTCCAGACAGAGACACATTACAAG ACGACCACAGTCCAGGCCCCTCCCACTCTCCTCGCCAAAAGCCAACCAAAAGCCAGCATGCCAGCACAGCAGGAAGCAGCAACGCCACGCCAATCAAGTGCAAGCGGCCAATGAACGCCTTCATGCTGTTCGCCAAGAAGTTCAGGGTGGAGTACACACAGATGTACCCAGGCAAGGACAACAG agcgATCAGCGTCCTCCTTGGTGAGCGGTGGAAGAAAATGCGAAGTGAGGAGCGGCGGGTGTTCACGGTACAGGCCAAAGCCCTCGCAGACGAACAGAAAAGACTCAACCCAGACTGCTGGAAACGCAAACGGGCCAACTCT GGTTGTCAGGGAAATTAG
- the LOC123984851 gene encoding HMG box-containing protein 1-like isoform X1 produces the protein MGTCVTSGTKIEVPTVTVDIMVWEVVTPAVPSSDPIHQNVRDSEAQGENTGVRMDADGDQSHGLLCCEERLPSSPGFPTSDSYMEYDDLPDLQEVQEEAEPTAPPVYQVDVGVSHQERHTHTQPPDTHWLTQLAHIATGPQSPLLQEPSHSSSSSVCLSSASSNLHSYARLPPPPLSSSTLSPPRGHGRECRRSRKSSECGSAVSTRSSLSDDEDMGWSVSWPPTAWHCFLKGTHLRFHSGSNVEWQDVEDLDSAEEDSGDVMSYGSEGLQLVEHSEIVLSGHAVLQLTFDPGAFGHAPMTARCQLDHPFYVKNKGWSSFYPSLTVVHHGIPCYEMEVGGVCLPPGHRDAKHTDDSLVFDTFRSYDFTPLDSSAVYVLSSMARQRRASRSSGEAVSPDRDTLQDDHSPGPSHSPRQKPTKSQHASTAGSSNATPIKCKRPMNAFMLFAKKFRVEYTQMYPGKDNRAISVLLGERWKKMRSEERRVFTVQAKALADEQKRLNPDCWKRKRANSGCQGN, from the exons ATGGGGACTTGTGTCACCTCGGGGACAAAAATTGAGGTCCCCACAG TGACTGTGGACATCATGGTATGGGAGGTGGTGACCCCAGCTGTGCCGTCCAGCGACCCCATACACCAGAACGTGCGAGATTCAGAGGCTCAGGGTGAAAACACAG GAGTGAGGATGGATGCAGATGGAGACCAATCACACGGCCTGCTCTGCTGCGAGGAACGCCTCCCCTCCTCGCCTGGCTTCCCCACCAGCGACAGTTACATGGAATATG ATGACCTTCCAGACCTGCAGGAAGTTCAGGAGGAGGCAGAGCCAACAGCACCACCTGTCTACCAGGTGGATGTGGGCGTGTCCCACCAAGAGcggcacacgcacacacagcccCCTGACACACACTGGCTGACGCAGCTAGCGCACATCGCCACCGGACCTCAGAGTCCACTGCTCCAGGAGCCCTCTCACAGCAG CTCCTCTTCGGTCTGCCTCTCCAGCGCCAGCAGTAATCTACATTCCTACGCTcggcttcctcctcctcctctctccagcAGCACCTTGTCGCCCCCCAGAGGTCATGGCCGGGAGTGTCGGCGCAGCAGG AAGAGCAGCGAATGTGGCTCTGCAGTGTCGACCAGATCCTCTCTGTCCGATGATGAAGACATGGGCTGGAGCGTCTCCTGGCCACCCACCGCCTGGCACTGTTTTCTCAAAG GCACTCATCTGCGTTTCCACAGTGGCTCTAATGTGGAATGGCAGGACGTGGAGGAcctggactctgctgaggaagactCTGGTGATGTAATG AGTTATGGCTCTGAGGGTCTGCAGCTGGTGGAGCATTCAGAGATCGTGCTGTCTGGCCACGCTGTCCTACAGCTGACCTTCGACCCCGGGGCATTCGGACATGCCCCCATGACCGCCCGGTGCCAACTTGATCACCCCTTCTACGTCAAAAACAAAG GGTGGTCGTCATTTTATCCGAGCTTGACCGTGGTGCATCATGGGATACCGTGCTATGAAATGGAGGTAGGAGGTGTGTGCCTTCCTCCAGGGCACAGAGATGCCAAACACACCGACGACTCACTGGTCTTTGACACATTCAGGAG TTACGATTTCACTCCTCTGGACTCCTCTGCGGTTTACGTGTTGAGCAGTATGGCCAGACAGCGACGTGCCTCCAGGTCCAGCGGGGAAGCAGTTTCTCCAGACAGAGACACATTACAAG ACGACCACAGTCCAGGCCCCTCCCACTCTCCTCGCCAAAAGCCAACCAAAAGCCAGCATGCCAGCACAGCAGGAAGCAGCAACGCCACGCCAATCAAGTGCAAGCGGCCAATGAACGCCTTCATGCTGTTCGCCAAGAAGTTCAGGGTGGAGTACACACAGATGTACCCAGGCAAGGACAACAG agcgATCAGCGTCCTCCTTGGTGAGCGGTGGAAGAAAATGCGAAGTGAGGAGCGGCGGGTGTTCACGGTACAGGCCAAAGCCCTCGCAGACGAACAGAAAAGACTCAACCCAGACTGCTGGAAACGCAAACGGGCCAACTCT GGTTGTCAGGGAAATTAG